From a single Leopardus geoffroyi isolate Oge1 chromosome E1, O.geoffroyi_Oge1_pat1.0, whole genome shotgun sequence genomic region:
- the NSRP1 gene encoding nuclear speckle splicing regulatory protein 1 isoform X2 produces the protein MKQTKLEIQKALAEDSTVYEYDSIYDEMQKKREENNPKLLLGKDRKPKYIHNLLKAVEIRKKEQEKRMEKKIQREREMEKGEFDDKEAFVTSAYKKKLQERAEEEEREKRAAALEARLDVTKQKDLSGFYRHLLNQAVGEEEVPTCSFREARSGIKEEKSRGYSDEVSSENRIPHEKCILQTIVQVEENPDADSDFDANSSEDDEMEENKKANTRRERVTETSKSDSKHQRNQIHSRSSSEEREHGTKCHTKRSKSRVHEKREDQHQERQSRDHENYYNDRDYRKEKKDSHRHREASHRDSHWKRHEQEDKLRGRDQRERNDRDWKREKDREKYSPREQERERQRNNHDRYSEKGGEKEEKSKEEHVKARKERYENSDKYRHREQREISIQSSERNREKKESSPNSRAKDRFLDQEKSNKMRNMDKERNPEKPSSSETSAGAKQRLTEEYQEMGKEQEGPHEVGNKFAKRNNEETVMSARDRYLARQMARVNAKTYIEKEDD, from the exons ATGAAACAG aCCAAACTAGAAATCCAGAAGGCCCTTGCAGAAGATTCCACTGTATATGAATATGACAGTATTTATgatgaaatgcagaaaaaaagggaggaaaataatCCCAAATTGCTTTTGGGAAAAGACCGAAAG CCCAAGTATATTCACAACTTACTAAAAGCAGTTGAGATcagaaaaaaggaacaggaaaagagaatggaaaagaaaatacagagagaacgagagatggagaagggagagTTTGATGATAAGGAGGCATTTGTGACATCTGCTTATAAGAAAAAACTGCAAGAGAGagctgaagaggaagaaagagaaaaaagagctgCTGCACTTGAAG CCCGTTTGGATGTAACCAAGCAGAAAGATCTCAGTGGATTTTATAGACACCTATTAAATCAAGCAGTTGGTGAAGAGGAAGTACCTACATGCAGCTTTCGTGAAGCCAG gtctggaataaaggaagagaaatcaaggggtTATTCTGATGAAGTAAGTTCAGAGAACAGAATACCACATGAGAAATGCATTCTCCAAACTATTGTGCAAGTAGAGGAAAACCCAGATGCAGATAGCGACTTTGATGCTAATAGCAGTGAggatgatgaaatggaagaaaataaaaaagcaaacacaagaaGGGAGAGGGTCACAGAGACCTCCAAGAGTGACTCTAAACATCAGAGGAATCAAATCCACTCACGGTCTTCTAgtgaagaaagagagcatggTACCAAATGCCACACAAAAAGGTCCAAGTCAAGAGTTCATGAGAAAAGGGAAGATCAGCACCAAGAGAGACAATCCAGGGATCATGAGAACTATTACAATGACCGTGATTAccgaaaagaaaagaaggattcCCATAGGCACCGAGAAGCCAGCCATAGAGATTCCCACTGGAAGAGGCATGAACAAGAAGATAAACTGAGGGGAAGagaccaaagagaaagaaatgacagagattggaaaagggagaaagacagggagaaataTTCCccaagagaacaagaaagagagagacaacgaAATAATCATGATCGATAcagtgagaaaggaggagagaaggaagagaaaagcaaagaagagcatgtgaaagcaaggaaagaaagatatgAAAACAGTGATAAGTACAGACATAGAGAACAACGAGAAATAAGTATTCAGTCTTCAGAAAGAAACcgagagaaaaaagaaagcagcccAAATTCTAGGGCAAAGGATAGGTTTCTTGACCAGGAAAAATccaataaaatgagaaacatggacaaagaaagaaacccagagaAACCCTCCAGTTCTGAAACATCAGCAGGAGCAAAACAGAGACTCACAGAGGAATACCAAGAGATGGGCAAAGAACAAGAGGGACCACATGAAGTGGGGAACAAGTTTGCAAAGCGAAATAATGAAGAAACTGTAATGTCGGCTAGAGATAGGTACTTGGCCAGGCAGATGGCACGGGTTAATGCAAAGACATATATTGAGAAAGAAGATGATTGA
- the NSRP1 gene encoding nuclear speckle splicing regulatory protein 1 isoform X1 — protein MAIPGRQYGLILPKKAQQLHPVLQKPSVFGNDSDDDDETSVSESLQREAAKKQAMKQTKLEIQKALAEDSTVYEYDSIYDEMQKKREENNPKLLLGKDRKPKYIHNLLKAVEIRKKEQEKRMEKKIQREREMEKGEFDDKEAFVTSAYKKKLQERAEEEEREKRAAALEARLDVTKQKDLSGFYRHLLNQAVGEEEVPTCSFREARSGIKEEKSRGYSDEVSSENRIPHEKCILQTIVQVEENPDADSDFDANSSEDDEMEENKKANTRRERVTETSKSDSKHQRNQIHSRSSSEEREHGTKCHTKRSKSRVHEKREDQHQERQSRDHENYYNDRDYRKEKKDSHRHREASHRDSHWKRHEQEDKLRGRDQRERNDRDWKREKDREKYSPREQERERQRNNHDRYSEKGGEKEEKSKEEHVKARKERYENSDKYRHREQREISIQSSERNREKKESSPNSRAKDRFLDQEKSNKMRNMDKERNPEKPSSSETSAGAKQRLTEEYQEMGKEQEGPHEVGNKFAKRNNEETVMSARDRYLARQMARVNAKTYIEKEDD, from the exons acCTCCGTGAGTGAAAGCCTTCAGAGGGAAGCTGCTAAGAAGCAAGCAATGAAACAG aCCAAACTAGAAATCCAGAAGGCCCTTGCAGAAGATTCCACTGTATATGAATATGACAGTATTTATgatgaaatgcagaaaaaaagggaggaaaataatCCCAAATTGCTTTTGGGAAAAGACCGAAAG CCCAAGTATATTCACAACTTACTAAAAGCAGTTGAGATcagaaaaaaggaacaggaaaagagaatggaaaagaaaatacagagagaacgagagatggagaagggagagTTTGATGATAAGGAGGCATTTGTGACATCTGCTTATAAGAAAAAACTGCAAGAGAGagctgaagaggaagaaagagaaaaaagagctgCTGCACTTGAAG CCCGTTTGGATGTAACCAAGCAGAAAGATCTCAGTGGATTTTATAGACACCTATTAAATCAAGCAGTTGGTGAAGAGGAAGTACCTACATGCAGCTTTCGTGAAGCCAG gtctggaataaaggaagagaaatcaaggggtTATTCTGATGAAGTAAGTTCAGAGAACAGAATACCACATGAGAAATGCATTCTCCAAACTATTGTGCAAGTAGAGGAAAACCCAGATGCAGATAGCGACTTTGATGCTAATAGCAGTGAggatgatgaaatggaagaaaataaaaaagcaaacacaagaaGGGAGAGGGTCACAGAGACCTCCAAGAGTGACTCTAAACATCAGAGGAATCAAATCCACTCACGGTCTTCTAgtgaagaaagagagcatggTACCAAATGCCACACAAAAAGGTCCAAGTCAAGAGTTCATGAGAAAAGGGAAGATCAGCACCAAGAGAGACAATCCAGGGATCATGAGAACTATTACAATGACCGTGATTAccgaaaagaaaagaaggattcCCATAGGCACCGAGAAGCCAGCCATAGAGATTCCCACTGGAAGAGGCATGAACAAGAAGATAAACTGAGGGGAAGagaccaaagagaaagaaatgacagagattggaaaagggagaaagacagggagaaataTTCCccaagagaacaagaaagagagagacaacgaAATAATCATGATCGATAcagtgagaaaggaggagagaaggaagagaaaagcaaagaagagcatgtgaaagcaaggaaagaaagatatgAAAACAGTGATAAGTACAGACATAGAGAACAACGAGAAATAAGTATTCAGTCTTCAGAAAGAAACcgagagaaaaaagaaagcagcccAAATTCTAGGGCAAAGGATAGGTTTCTTGACCAGGAAAAATccaataaaatgagaaacatggacaaagaaagaaacccagagaAACCCTCCAGTTCTGAAACATCAGCAGGAGCAAAACAGAGACTCACAGAGGAATACCAAGAGATGGGCAAAGAACAAGAGGGACCACATGAAGTGGGGAACAAGTTTGCAAAGCGAAATAATGAAGAAACTGTAATGTCGGCTAGAGATAGGTACTTGGCCAGGCAGATGGCACGGGTTAATGCAAAGACATATATTGAGAAAGAAGATGATTGA